The following proteins are encoded in a genomic region of Haemorhous mexicanus isolate bHaeMex1 chromosome 11, bHaeMex1.pri, whole genome shotgun sequence:
- the BSN gene encoding protein bassoon isoform X2, with protein sequence MQRALGMDMTTAPRSKSQQQLHSPSPSPSQSPAKHPQPPAADKTPPAPRPLPQEQPKPQPTTPQREPHGQGQPKPQEAARSSPQHQARSSPQHQQAKPSPSEQRKTPGDAGAKPAAPAPGAGAPEQPQEGLTGKLFGFGASLLTQASTLMSVQPEAPAPSQPSPGKVPPKIVFSDASKEAGPKAPGAQGRAGAAAAAKPGKAEQGVKPKEVPKARVSCPLCKAEINVGSSEPPNYNTCTTCRQQVCNMCGFNPTPHLVEKNEWLCLNCQTQRLLEGSLGDPAPMPLPTPKPPSTGSPRHQPPAAGQQRAPTPTLVPAEPAPPEQQPSPARSLRAAEQSRTPSPAPAEKKPPPPAEKKPPVPAEEKPLPKAAPEPSRAPESVAPKGKSMTPKPEVERKESQALPEVPRAKEQEDGSKPYPPDLSRSPQSLSDTGYSSDGISSSQSEITGLVQQEEEKLSSTGLAGQSPPSPSELTKLESSMRPLLEGRGAPTQSPERSKSRTEPQEDQRQQQRPRYLSITPEAFDSDEELEDILEEDEEWENQRERRESAESSDEFGSKLRHDYVEDSSEGGFSPVPPRTKGQEAEVTDEEFMRRQILEMSAEEDNLEEEEEGYERTKYSVPKAGQKTEAEKGKETASAKRRLPHGASSMYTEESKEVEAVEGDDLSTAQGGLRRFKTIELNSTTGYGREMEIGQEPDTSVDREPELEMESLTGSPEERSRGEYSSTLPATTPSYTSGTSPTSISSLEEDSDSSPSRRQRLEEVKQQRKARHRSHGPLLPTIEDSSEEEEMREEEELLREQEKMREVEQQRIRSTARKTKRDKEELRAQRRRERSKTPPSNLSPIEDASPTEELRQAAEMEELHRSSCSEYSPSIDSEAESFDAVTSKLYKSGSEYNLPTFMSLYSPTEKVESAASQPISKPLKSAEEAYEEMMRKAEMMQKQQVQQAQPASSYSSTYQQVGYRSTEGQNGFDYQYGEEYQYDGGLTRPSQPDYSSALPKAGAVYEEILQTSQSISRMHQSSSFDLALKQGEKVKGQEETYLEKRFLNAESAYADLLKQNGGPLTPGTSPTQLSAPVSFASSDSSTGKTIPDVRVTQHFAKEGPDPGKLQSAPAAPSPVSKVTTTPYAYSKGTSTVTTAAGSPGSALQSYSSPSPEAPSIAGRSYTPSKSTVSYGSQTEDTTRTRTVEISVQTAREKIPAMSDSKPTLPKTYTFFKSSSPPLSPSSPTQSPTRTTKATAEFSTQTQSPVLSYDGPSAAAGPDTSSPMVAQGTQTPHRAGSPRLTRQASSQDSPFMVITLAADAASQTKPVSSGALTSPTSSPTRPSRQLLAHGYTQTPEPEQPTGAYIRAQPVKDHAQKAPAVTSAADGITGLYSWGALPAENISLCRISSIPGTSRVEPGPKVPSSNAVDLRTALKSAPIIITDQGMDLTSLATEARKYCLTLDHIPNRQSTAIQPLIINLNAQEQPHAIIAAASTASLAIASPMILSQSKQPMVYGDPFQSRVDFGQGTGSPVCLAQVKQVEQGVQTATVRGSGVASGKPEPTAAPQTKFARYGMPGQMVKKDVLLTQTGGAQNASGLPQAFPPEPGSEVYRAVPVELKSQSPLLALGGKKSQVMVVQMEEAATGPVTKVLKEEGPANVLDLTGVKPESQVACCDMVYKFPFGGSCTGAFNPTSKMPEKKTGEAAVMPGRKAGGPMYGSREPELPDTFPYREQPPPAPALYEDQKFYPASAFGRLYSSMSDTNLSEIGMSYYHTKGDQPFPAPAGDAAVDLSTMKHSYSVGFAEGGYLGQGPQYGSFSDLRQPGELLSHPFPMRRYSSASNIYSDYRFSHRGDLASFQESSLAHYSATTAREISRMCAALNSMDQYGGRHANGPDVLPYGPSTGQGATGGLAAQQQGPVPPKPGGMYNPTFPEGRQGFSNLAQYNVPGVRLGAIRQMLPSTATVRAADGMIYSTINTPIASTLPITTQPASVLRPMLRGLYRPYGPGGVAAVPLASLARLPVVTPRVPLAAQGLYRFPAPSRTAPAASMMETPVYLGKPVASTAPAAVGAAPAAKAPAAPAAPASGLQRAEPPPAAPRAEAPAAPAAPKESGPVATAPKPPLDGAQREEREREEERQRKQQEHVLQLERERVELEKLRQLRLQEELERERAELQRHREKEQLLVQRELQELQCIKQQVLQQQQEERHAQLALQREQLAQQRLQLEHIHQLQHQLQQQLEEQKRQKTIFPTPVEPTARPPEGPAEAQRVLPHNGQAWPPPGQTPPEGPAGPRYPMPQRPLSSSASDMSLQVEESWEPGRGIKKRNSMPRLRDAYEKETFAARKMADSSVQTDEEDGEERFMLSRRRRTRRSADCSVQTDEEDSGEWEQPVRRRRSRASRHTEASTEGKTDGATRTASVGIQTISDCSVQTEPDQLLRVSPSIHITTHDPRVEIVKYISAPEKTQRGESLACQTEPEPAPQPGVVVPQLTVPTTIPPYSTSLQIVSTGPLDPHTVRQQTLGKFEKKKPDPLEIGYQSHLPAESLSQLVTRQPPRSPQVLYSPVSPLSPHRLLESSFATSERLNKAHVPPQKHFTTDLAQRQQTLPRPIKTMQRSLSDPKPISPTSEEAGKDRFSLYQHPLLPSSQVGGLQSSSLARKVKRTLPSPPPEEPHVPLASPAASQLYLSSLAPKATAPVTKASLLKELDRDLRLVEHEATKLRKKQAELDEEEKEIDAKLKYLELGITQRKESLLKDRVGGRDHPYLRYPGDRRDYLSDSELHSLRLAAYDSAGLRPAGQYPDYTAAAAAAAAAASYGAYPYPAPQGPTAFPPPRLQHPQYPTASTSQDGLPAAPLPTFTSPGGFSAPGTAYPELGTPAQPGFQPPNPYQAPSAFAGAATVPAAQPTLYQSPADIAGGHQKPRQTSLADLEQKIPTNYEVIGATTSSSAVPDVTFSTVPVSSGYEQYKTPETRPAERTSTAPGPSASYSSESLYTSLEQNIPRNYVMIEDISELTKESPAVDGQKAEPVGTSTDSRHIREKSDLGDTEGSSRPCCYTKAEEESEEDIYDHHGPDHRGKNSYYRGTESNGRVSGSSTSSSYYYGDSEYRHSSRMDKHSSGTPLPKHSSKNLAPAVISSKRSKHRKQGMEQKISKFSPIEEAKDVESDLASYSTTTSIGSSNVASRAKKLQDEITYGLKKNVYEQQKYYGVSSRDLVDEEERVYSSSSRTRSSGYGVEKSSSREMGGRSKSYERESMERSQKVSSKPSSLSMGQSRGRAPMRSQHSEEESPVSPMGKSMGGSRTAGGPGPQSAGDPCSQFCSSHSLPDVQKHIKDVPRSHSYKHEEGYGMDDAHCVVSDSEAYHLGQEETDWFDKPREARAERVRHYGGHSSSQKRPPVKHTYHDYDEPPDEDPWQHDDYPQHREHRHHREYDRHAGSSRHASDEPPRRSSKQHPRESGRHEPRGHGPSAGPKKAQQPESRAPYGPSSADYAPSSRPAAHHHGTETPKAQKPSQPHGPATPAPKQEPLTHPQQPAARQQQAGQPAARQQPAARQAAQPASSAQAETRGRTQGPPSSRPPQQQPGPAQAAGKAPATLHAQPGGHPAPATKVEPTDTSKPAAKVPQQPGRAPSAQPLGAAADSKAGPRAAGPRGPAGLATGQPGGEGESVFSKILPGGAAEQAGKLTEAVSAFGKKFTSFW encoded by the exons AAGAACGAATGGCTGTGCTTGAACTGCCAAACTCAGCGGCTGCTCGAAGGGAGCCTCGGCGACCCTGCCCCAATGCCACTGCCTACCCCGAAGCCGCCATCCACCGGCTCCCCGCGGCACCagccgcccgccgccggccaGCAGAGAGCGCCCACGCCGACACTCGTGCCCGCCGAGCCAGCGCCCCCCGAGCAGCAACCCTCGCCCGCCAGGAGCCTCCgggctgctgagcagagcaggacaccGAGCCCTGCCCCAGCGGAGAAGAAGCCCCCACCGCCAGCAGAAAAGAAGCCCCCGGTGCCGGCAGAGGAAAAGCCCCTGCCCAAAGCTGCCCCGGAGCCTTCCAGAGCTCCTGAGAGTGTCGCTCCAAAGGGGAAGAGCATGACCCCCAAACCGGAGGTGGAGAGAAAGGAGAGCCAGGCACTCCCCGAGGTGCCACGGGCCAAGGAGCAGGAG GACGGCAGCAAGCCTTACCCCCCAGACCTGTCCCGCAGCCCCCAGAGCCTCAGCGACACCGGCTACTCCTCCGACGGCATCTCCAGCTCTCAGAGCGAGATCACCGGCCTGgtgcagcaggaagaggagaagcTGAGCAGCACCGggctggctgggcagagcccccccagcccctctgagctcACCAAGTTGGAGAGCAGTATGCGGCCTCTCCTGGAAGGCCGGGGTGCACCCACACAGTCCCCTGAGCGTAGCAAGAGCCGCACAGAGCCACAGGAGGACCAGCGGCAACAGCAGCGGCCACGGTACCTCTCCATCACCCCTGAAGCCTTTGACTCAGACGAGGAGCTGGAGGACATcctggaggaggatgaggagtgGGAGAACCAGCGTGAGCGTCGGGAGAGTGCAGAGTCCTCAGATGAGTTTGGCAGCAAGCTGCGGCATGACTACGTGGAGGACAGCAGCGAGGGGGGCttctccccagtgcccccccgGACCAAGGGCCAGGAGGCAGAGGTGACAGATGAGGAGTTCATGCGGAGACAGATCCTGGAGATGAGTGCTGAGGAGGACAACctcgaggaggaggaggaaggctaTGAGCGCACCAAGTACAGTGTCCCCAAAGCTGGGCAGAAGACCGAGGCAGAGAAGGGCAAAGAGACAGCATCGGCCAAGCGGCGCCTGCCACATGGTGCCAGCAGCATGTACACAGAGGAGAGCAAAGAGGTGGAGGCAGTGGAGGGTGATGACTTGAGCACGGCCCAGGGTGGGCTGCGGCGATTCAAGACCATTGAGCTGAACAGCACAACTGGCTATGGCCGGGAGATGGAgattggccaggagccagaTACCAGTGTGGACCGGGAGCCCGAGCTGGAGATGGAGAGCCTGACAGGCTCCCCTGAGGAGCGCTCACGGGGCGAGTACTCCTCCACCCTGCCAGCCACAACGCCCAGCTACACCTCGGGCACCTCACCCACCTCCATCTCCTCGCTGGAGGAGGATAGCGACAGCAGCCCCAGCCGCCGGCAGCGGCTGGAGGAGgtgaagcagcagaggaaggcTCGGCATCGCTCACATGGCCCCTTGCTGCCCACCATTGAGGATTcatctgaggaggaggagatgcgggaggaagaggagctccTGCGGGAGCAGGAGAAGATGCGGGAGGTGGAGCAGCAGCGCATCCGGAGCACAGCGCGCAAGACCAAGCGTGacaaggaggagctgagggCCCAGCGGAGGAGGGAGCGCTCCAAAACCCCCCCCAGCAATCTCTCCCCCATCGAGGACGCCTCCCCCACAGAGGAGCTGCGACAGGCGGCAGAGATGGAGGAGCTGCACCGCTCCTCCTGCTCCGAGTACTCGCCTTCTATTGACTCAGAAGCAGAGAGCTTTGATGCTGTGACCTCCAAGCTGTACAAGTCTGGCAGTGAATACAACCTGCCCACTTTCATGTCACTGTACTCACCAACAGAGAAAGTGGAGagtgctgccagccagcccaTCAGCAAGCCCCTGAAAAGCGCCGAGGAAGCCTATGAGGAGATGATGCGGAAGGCAGAGATGATGCAGAAGCAGCAGGTCCAGCAGGCCCAGCCTGCCTCTTCCTACAGCAGCACCTACCAGCAGGTTGGCTACCGCAGTACCGAGGGCCAGAACGGCTTTGACTACCAATATGGCGAGGAATACCAGTATGACGGCGGCCTCACGCGCCCCTCCCAGCCCGACTATTCCAGTGCCCTGCCGAAGGCAGGAGCGGTGTACGAGGAGATCCTGCAGACCTCACAGAGCATCTCCAGGATGCACCAGTCCTCATCCTTTGACCTGGCCCTCAAGCAGGGTGAGAAGGtgaaggggcaggaggagacGTACCTGGAGAAGCGTTTCCTCAATGCAGAGAGCGCCTACGCTGACCTGCTGAAGCAGAACGGTGGCCCACTCACCCCTGGCACAAGCCCTAcacagctctctgctcctgTCTCCTTCGCCAGCTCCgacagcagcactggcaagACTATTCCTGATGTCCGGGTTACTCAGCATTTTGCAAAAGAGGGACCAGACCCGGGCAAACTCCAGagtgccccagcagcacccagcccagTATCCAAGGTTACTACCACTCCTTATGCTTACAGCAAAGGCACCAGCACGGTGacaacagcagcaggcagccctgggagtgCGCTGCAGAGCTACAGCTCACCAAGCCCGGAGGCCCCATCCATAGCTGGGAGAAGCTACACTCCGTCAAAGAGCACTGTCAGCTATGGCTCACAGACTGAGGATACCACCAGAACCAGGACGGTGGAGATTAGCGTGCAGACAGCCAGGGAGAAGATCCCAGCCATGAGTGACAGCAAGCCCACACTGCCCAAGACATACACCTTCTTCAAGAGCTCCAGCCCTCCGCTCTCACCCAGCTCACCCACACAGAGTCCTACCCGCACCACAAAGGCCACGGCAGAGTTttccacacagacacagagtcCAGTGCTCTCCTATGATggtccttctgctgctgctggcccagacACCTCTTCCCCCATGGTGGCACAGGGGACGCAGACGCCACACCGGGCGGGCTCGCCCCGCCTGACTCGGCAGGCCTCCTCACAGGACTCCCCCTTCATGGTGATCACACTGGCAGCCGATGCAGCCAGCCAAACCAAGCCAGTCAGCTCTGGCGCCTTGACGTCTCCCACTTCGTCCCCCACCAGGCCAAGccggcagctgctggcacatggTTACACCCAGACACCGGAGCCAGAGCAGCCAACAGGTGCCTACATCAGGGCACAGCCAGTGAAGGACCACGCCCAGAAAGCACCTGCCGTGACTTCAGCCGCTGACGGCATCACAGGACTGTACAGCTGGGGAGCACTCCCTGCAGAAAACATCTCCCTCTGCCGCATCTCCTCCATCCCCGGTACATCCCGGGTGGAGCCAGGCCCCAAGGTGCCCAGCAGCAATGCTGTGGATTTACGGACTGCATTGAAGTCTGCCCCCATCATCATAACAGACCAAGGCATGGATCTCACATCCTTGGCCACTGAGGCCAGGAAGTACTGCCTGACCCTGGACCACATCCCCAACCGGCAGTCCACGGCCATCCAGCCCTTGATCATCAACCTCaatgcccaggagcagccccacgCCATCAtcgcagcagccagcactgccagcctggccatCGCCTCTCCCATGATTCTCTCGCAGTCCAAGCAGCCCATGGTCTATGGAGACCCTTTCCAGAGCCGTGTGGATTTCGGGCAGGGGACTGGGAGCCCAGTGTGCTTGGCGCAGGTGAAGCAGGTGGAGCAGGGTGTCCAGACAGCCACTGTCAGAGGCAGCGGGGTGGCCAGTGGCAAGCCCGAGCCCACCGCTGCCCCCCAGACCAAATTTGCAAGGTACGGCATGCCAGGCCAGATGGTGAAGAAGGATGTGCTCCTCACACAGACCGGTGGGGCGCAGAATGCCAGTGGCCTTCCACAGGCCTTCCCACCAGAGCCAGGATCAGAGGTGTACCGGGCAGTGCCAGTAGAGCTGAAGAGCCAGAGCCCTCTCCTTGCCCTGGGTGGCAAGAAATCCCAGGTGATGGTGGTGCAGATGGAGGAGGCAGCAACTGGCCCGGTGACCAAAGTGCTGAAGGAGGAGGGGCCAGCCAATGTCCTGGACCTCACGGGTGTGAAGCCGGAGAGCCAGGTGGCCTGCTGTGACATGGTCTACAAGTTCCCCTTTGGTGGCAGCTGCACAGGTGCTTTCAACCCCACCTCCAAGATGCCAGAGAAGAAAACCGGGGAGGCAGCAGTGATGCCTGGTCGGAAAGCAGGTGGACCAATGTATGGCAGcagagagccagagctgcccgACACCTTCCCTTACCGGGAGCAGCCGCCCCCAGCACCTGCGCTCTACGAGGACCAGAAGTTTTACCCAGCCAGCGCCTTTGGACGACTCTACTCCTCCATGTCGGACACGAATCTCTCTGAAATCGGGATGAGCTACTACCACACAAAGGGGGatcagcccttccctgccccagcaggtgaTGCCGCTGTGGACCTCAGCACCATGAAGCACTCCTACAGTGTGGGCTTTGCCGAGGGGGGTTACCTGGGCCAGGGGCCACAGTACGGCTCTTTTTCCGACCTCCGCCAaccaggagagctgctgagccaccCCTTCCCCATGCGGAGGTACAGCTCGGCCTCCAACATCTACTCTGACTACCGTTTCTCACACCGAGGGGACCTGGCCAGCTTCCAGGAGTCCAGCCTGGCCCACTACAGTGCCACCACGGCACGTGAGATCAGCCGCATGTGTGCTGCCCTCAACTCCATGGACCAGTATGGGGGCCGGCATGCCAACGGCCCTGATGTGCTGCCTTATGGCCCCAGCACCGGGCAGGGGGCCAcaggggggctggcagctcagcagcagggccctgtaccccCCAAACCTGGTGGGATGTACAACCCCACCTTCCCCGAGGGACGGCAGGGCTTCAGCAACCTGGCACAGTACAACGTTCCTGGTGTCCGCCTGGGCGCCATCCGGCAAATGCTTCCTTCCACCGCAACCGTGCGGGCCGCCGACGGCATGATCTACTCCACCATCAACACCCCCATTGCCTCCACACTGCCCATCACCACCCAGCCGGCCTCAGTGCTGCGGCCCATGCTGCGTGGGCTATACAGACCCTATGGCCCAGGTGGTgtggcagcagtcccactggcCAGCTTGGCCAGGCTGCCAGTCGTCACCCCCCGTGTCCCACTTGCAGCACAGGGCCTCTACCGCTTCCCGGCCCCAAGCCGGACGGCCCCAGCAGCCTCGATGATGGAGACACCCGTCTACCTGGGGAAGCCCGTcgccagcacagcaccagcagcggtgggagctgctcctgctgccaaagCACCCGCTGCCCCTGCCGCACCTGCCAGTGgcttgcagagagcagagccaccaCCAGCTGCCCCCCGTGCagaggcaccagcagcaccagcagcccccaAGGAGAGCGGGCCAGTGGCCACAGCACCCAAGCCACCACTGGATGGAGCTCAGCGGGAGGAGAGGGAGCGGGAAGAGGAGCGTCAGCGCAAGCAGCAGGAGCACGTGCTGCAGCTGGAGCGGGAGCGTgtggagctggagaagctgcGGCAGCTgcggctgcaggaggagctggagcgggAGCGCGCCGAGCTGCAGCGGCACCgggagaaggagcagctgctggtgcagcgggagctgcaggagctgcagtgcatcaagcagcaggtgctgcagcagcagcaggaggagcggCACGCGCAGCTGGCACTGCAACGGGAGCAGCTCGCCCAGCAGCGCCTCCAGCTTGAGCACAtccaccagctccagcaccagctgcagcagcagctggaggagcagaagcGGCAGAAGACCATCTTCCCCACTCCTGTGGAGCCCACTGCCCGCCCACCTGAGGGGCCCGCTGAGGCACAGCGGGTGCTGCCACACAATGGGCAGGCATGGCCCCCACCGGGCCAGACACCCCCAGAGGGGCCTGCCGGTCCTCGCTACCCCATGCCACAGCGGCCGCTCAGCAGCTCGGCCTCGGACATGTCACTTCAAGTCGAGGAGTCCTGGGAGCCCGGCCGGGGCATCAAGAAGAGGAACTCGATGCCACGGCTGAGGGATGCCTACGAGAAGGAGACCTTTGCGGCGCGGAAGATGGCGGACAGCAGCGTGCAGACAGATGAGGAGGACGGCGAGGAGCGGTTCATGCTGTCGCGGCGGCGGCGGACGCGGCGCAGCGCTGACTGCAGCGTGCAGACGGACGAAGAGGACAGCGGGGAGTGGGAGCAGCCCGTGCGCCGCCGGCGCTCCAGGGCCTCACGGCACACTGAGGCCAGCACCGAGGGCAAGACAGATGGGGCAACCCGCACAGCCAGCGTGGGTATCCAGACCATCAGCGACTGCTCAGTCCAGACAGAGCCCGACCAGCTCCTGCGCGTCTCCCCCTCCATTCACATCACCACCCATGACCCCCGAGTGGAGATTGTGAAGTACATCTCAGCCCCAGAGAAGACGCAGCGGGGTGAGAGCCTGGCCTGCCagacagagccagagccagctcCCCAACCTGGCGTCGTGGTCCCCCAGCTGACGGTGCCCACCACCATCCCACCCTACTCCACCAGCCTCCAAATAGTGAGCACAGGCCCCCTGGACCCCCATACTGTCCGGCAGCAGACCCTGGGCAAGTTTGAGAAGAAGAAGCCAGATCCCCTGGAAATTGGTTACCAATCCCATCTGCCGGCTGAATCCCTCTCCCAGCTGGTGACCCGCCAGCCACCCCGCTCTCCCCAGGTCCTCTACTCACCTGTCTCCCCCTTGTCCCCCCATCGCCTCCTGGAGTCCTCCTTCGCCACCAGCGAGCGGCTGAACAAGGCCCACGTCCCCCCACAGAAGCACTTCACCACCGACTTAGCCCAGCGCCAGCAGACACTGCCGCGCCCCATCAAGACCATGCAGCGCTCCCTGTCCGACCCCAAGCCCATCAGCCCCACCTCTGAGGAGGCGGGCAAGGACAGGTTCTCCCTCTACCAACACCCGCTGCTCCCCAGCTCACAG GTGGGGGGGCTGCAGTCAAGCTCACTGGCACGCAAGGTGAAGCGGACGCTGCCCAGCCCACCACCTGAGGAGCCCCACGTCCCCCTGGCGagcccagctgcctcccagctctacctgagcagcctggctcccaaGGCCACCGCACCTGTCACTAAGGCCAGcctgctgaaggagctggacCGCGACCTGAGGCTGGTGGAACATGAGGCCACCAAGCTGCGGAAGAAGCAGGCGGAGCTGGacgaggaggagaaggagatcGATGCAAAGCTGAAGTACCTGGAGCTGGGCATCACCCAGCGCAAGGAGTCGCTGCTGAAGGATCGGGTTGGTGGGCGGGACCACCCCTACCTGCGCTACCCCGGGGATCGGCGCGACTACCTGTCAGACAGCGAGCTGCACAGCCTGCGCCTCGCCGCCTACGACAGCGCCGGCCTGCGCCCTGCCGGGCAATACCCCGACTACaccgctgccgctgccgccgctgccgccgccgcctcctaTGGCGCCTACCCTTACCCTGCCCCGCAGGGCCCCACCGCCTTCCCACCACCACGCCTCCAGCACCCCCAGTACCCCACAGCCAGCACCTCACAGGATGGCTTGCCGGCAGCTCCACTGCCCACCTTCACTTCGCCTGGTGGCTTCTCGGCCCCCGGCACCGCAtacccagagctgggcactccagcccagccaggcttccagcccccaaacccctaCCAAGCCCCGAGCGCCTTTGCTGGGGCAGCCACCGTGCCGGCAGCACAGCCCACCCTCTACCAGAGCCCGGCAGACATAGCTGGCGGGCACCAGAAGCCACGACAGACTTCTCtggctgacctagaacagaagATCCCCACCAACTATGAGGTCATCGGTGCGACCACCAGCTCCTCTGCCGTGCCTGACGTCACCTTCAGCACTGTACCGGTGAGCAGCGGCTATGAGCAGTACAAGACACCTGAGACGCGGCCTGCTGAGAGAACCAGCACGGCACCGGGCCCCTCAGCCAGCTACTCTTCTGAGTCCCTCTACACCAGTCTGGAGCAGAACATCCCCCGTAACTATGTGATGATCGAGGACATCAGCGAGCTCACCAAGGAGAGTCCAGCAGTGGACGGGCAGAAAGCAGAGCCAGTGGGCACGAGCACCGATAGCCGCCACATCAGAGAGAAGAGTGATCTAGGGGACACCGAGGGCTCCAGCCGTCCCTGCTGCTACACCAAAGCTGAGGAGGAGTCTGAGGAGGACATCTATGATCACCATGGCCCTGACCATCGTGGGAAGAACAGCTACTACCGAGGCACAGAAAGCAATGGCAGGGTGTCAGGGAGCTCCACCAGCTCGAGCTACTACTATGGGGACAGTGAGTACCGGCACTCCTCACGGATGGacaagcacagctctggcacacCACTACCGAAGCATTCCTCCAAGAACCTGGCACCTGCTGTCATCTCCTCCAAGCGCAGCAAGCACAGGAAGCAGGGCATGGAGCAGAAGATCTCCAAGTTCTCCCCCATTGAAGAAGCCAAAGATGTAGAGTCAGACCTGGCCTCCTACTCAACAACCACCTCAATTGGCAGCAGCAACGTGGCCTCCAGGGCCAAGAAGCTGCAGGATGAGATCACCTACGGCCTGAAGAAGAACGTCTATGAGCAGCAAAAGTACTATGGTGTCTCCAGCCGGGATCTGGTGGATGAGGAGGAGCGGGTCTACTCTTCCAGCAGCAGAACTCGCTCCTCTGGCTATGGGGTGGAAAAGTCCTCCAGCCGGGAGATGGGCGGCCGGAGCAAGTCCTATGAGCGGGAGAGCATGGAGCGCTCCCAGAAAGTCAGCTCCAAGCCCTCATCCCTCAGCATGGGCCAGAGCCGTGGGCGGGCGCCCATGCGCTCGCAGCACTCGGAGGAGGAGAGCCCTGTCAGCCCCATGGGGAAGTCAATGGGGGGGTCACGCACTGCAGGAGGGCCAGGCCCCCAGTCAGCAGGGGACCCCTGCTCCCAGTTCTGCTCCAGCCACTCGTTGCCTGATGTGCAGAAGCACATCAAAGACGTGCCAAGGAGTCACTCGTACAAGCACGAGGAGGGCTACGGCATGGATGATGCCCATTGCGTTGTCTCGGACAGCGAAG CCTATCATTTGGGTCAGGAGGAGACAGACTGGTTTGATAAGCCCAGGGAGGCGCGGGCAGAGAGGGTCAGGCACTACGGTGGCCACTCTTCCTCACAGAAGAGACCCCCAGTTAAGCACACCTACCACGATTATGACGAGCCCCCCGATGAAGACCCGTGGCAGCACGACGACTACCCCCAACACCGCGAGCACCGGCACCACAGGGAGTACGATCGCCACGCTGGCTCCTCCCGGCACGCCAGCGACGAGCCCCCACGTCGCTCCTCGAAGCAGCACCCACGAGAATCTGGCCGCCATGAGCCCCGTGGCCATGGGCCTTCAGCCGGCCCCAAGAAGGCACAGCAGCCCGAGTCCCGCGCACCTTACGGCCCCAGCTCCGCTGATTACGCCCCGTCATCCCGCCCCGCTGCTCACCACCATGGCACTGAGACCCCCAAGGCACAGAAACCTTCCCAGCCGCATGGGCCAGCCACGCCAGCACCGAAGCAGGAGCCCCTCACACACCCACAGCAGCCGGcggccaggcagcagcaggcagggcagccgGCAGCACGGCAGCAGCCGGCAGCACgccaggctgcccagccagCAAGCTCGGCACAGGCTGAGACCaggggcaggacacagggaccCCCCTCATCCCGGCCAccgcagcagcagccagggccggcccaggcagcagggaaggcacCGGCCACACTCCATGCACAGCCGGGCGGACACCCAGCACCAGCG aCAAAAGTGGAGCCGACAGACACGTCCAAACCTGCAGCAAAAGTGCCACAGCAGCCGGGGAGAGCACCgtcagcacagcccctgggagcagcag CAGACAGCAAGGCCGGTCCAAGGGCGGCTGGGCCACGTGGTCCCGCGGGCTTGGCCACAGGGCAGCCCGGCGGGGAAGGAGAGAGTGTCTTCTCCAAAATCCTGCCAGGGGGGGCAGCGGAACAAGCAGGCAAACTAACTGAAG CGGTGTCAGCTTTCGGCAAGAAGTTCACTTCGTTCTGGTGA